In Euphorbia lathyris chromosome 9, ddEupLath1.1, whole genome shotgun sequence, the following are encoded in one genomic region:
- the LOC136205669 gene encoding uncharacterized protein isoform X3 — protein MGSQVHPGGDRTRTNWTPIMERCFIDLMLVQMHRGNRMGHTFNKQAWTDMLTLFNAKFGTKYDRDILKSHYTNLWKQYNDVKNLLEQNGFSWDDARKMVIADDAIWDAFIKAHPDAQCYKRKSLMNFNDLCLIYAYTAADGRYSRSSHDVDLDDDIQGLNIGSLVPPKTEREKTDWTQEMDRYFIELMLDQLKKGNGRDKTFSKQAWKHMLCLFNGNFGSQYGKSFLKLRFKKLFKYYCDIKSLLERKGFSWDERQQVVVADDAVWANCIEGCPDAHSYRRKTLLNYQDLSVIYGNKVVNGHRDHLHYNKSFEDCNVQVNHAAEKDIYSSARTNVLRPPWIPEMDRYLIDLLQDQALQGNKIGHDLTIEAWNEIIRLFNEKFMSRYGKEILKKRYEHLRRQFNCINFLLEQNGFSWDENQEMVTAEDYVWDSFIKVHSDARSYRNICVPSYHKLCVIFGEESSNGRYSHMTHNVDMDNKGPVVTFGEAVQCYANGDHSRTDWTPSMDRYFIDLMLKQVSIGDKIGYTFGNQAWIDMTMLFKEKFEVEVDKHNLKSRYRSLGKLFDHMKNLLGERRFSSDEEKQLVRAYSDVWDAYTEENPDVRSYRTERKPNYNDLHLIYGNSSLDEGENQSGPAANLNKSHYHRVVWNLQMDRFFIDLMLEHVRQGSIVKLRFTKQAWSDIMAKFSSEFGSQHDKDVLKSRFMNLRKLFNYMKNLLDRKGFAWDEVRQMIIASNDLWNSYLKEYPDAVLYRNRALPNYNDLFLIFGYTNNNGRLDYSSRSVAVDGYFMGLDVDEDMLSLANYDPLQINWTKAMEVYFIQLLLEQVLRGNKIGQTLNEQAWSWVIVSFSEKFGLLCDKDVAENWYLSLMEEYNNITDLLNQNGFAWDEIEQTVVANDKDWKFYLKEHPGAIKYKDRVLNSYSDLCMIYGNESPVGSSSYSGTEMEIHSNIADMGLESDDMFEDATNPTGEFETLNHRRKRKLINSSSSVGSRKVQRQKMENPEAVGLKPNMGSVKVKECMSIEVIVDALQAIPGMDDELFLEACKLLEKEKNAKVFVAMDVNQRRKWLFKKLYR, from the exons ATGGGCAGCCAGGTCCATCCAGGTGGCGATCGAACAAGGACAAATTGGACCCCGATAATGGAACGCTGTTTTATTGATCTCATGTTAGTTCAGATGCATAGGGGCAACAGAATGGGTCATACCTTCAACAAGCAAGCTTGGACAgatatgctgactttgttcaaTGCAAAATTCGGGACTAAATATGACAGAGATATACTGAAAAGTCACTATACAAATTTATGGAAGCAATACAATGATGTGAAGAATCTCCTTGAGCAGAATGGATTTTCTTGGGATGATGCTCGAAAAATGGTGATAGCTGATGATGCTATCTGGGATGCTTTTATCAAG GCTCACCCTGATGCACAGTGCTACAAGAGAAAGTCTTTGATGAACTTCAATGATCTCTGCTTGATATATGCATATACAGCAGCAGATGGACGGTACAGCCGTTCTAGTCATGATGTGGACTTAGATGATGATATACAAGGGCTGAATATTG GTAGCCTTGTCCCACCAAAAACTGAGCGTGAGAAAACAGATTGGACACAAGAAATGGATCGATATTTTATTGAGCTTATGTTGGACCAACTGAAAAAGGGCAATGGAAGAGATAAGACATTCAGCAAGCAAGCATGGAAACACATGCTTTGTTTGTTTAATGGAAACTTTGGTTCTCAATATGGAAAAAGTTTTTTGAAGCTAAGGTTTAAGAAATTGTTTAAGTACTATTGTGATATAAAAAGCCTACTAGAAAGAAAAGGATTTTCTTGGGATGAAAGACAGCAGGTGGTAGTGGCTGATGATGCTGTTTGGGCGAATTGTATTGAG GGATGCCCAGATGCACATTCTTACCGGAGAAAGACCTTATTGAACTATCAGGACTTGAGCGTGATTTATGGAAATAAAGTAGTCAATGGTCATCGAGATCACTTGCATTATAATAAGAGCTTTGAAGATTGCAATGTACAAGTTAATCATG CTGCTGAAAAGGACATTTATTCCTCTGCTCGAACAAATGTTCTTCGACCTCCCTGGATACCAGAAATGGATCGTTATCTGATTGATCTGCTGCAAGACCAGGCACTCCAAGGGAATAAGATTGGACATGATTTGACAATAGAGGCTTGGAATGAAATAATCAGGTTGTTCAATGAAAAATTTATGTCACGTTATGGAAAAGAAATTCtgaagaagcggtatgaacaTTTGAGGAGGCAATTTAATTGCATAAACTTTCTTCTTGAGCAGAATGGTTTCTCTTGGGATGAAAATCAGGAGATGGTAACTGCTGAAGATTATGTTTGGGATTCCTTTATTAAG GTGCATTCTGATGCTCGATCATATAGAAATATATGTGTGCCAAGCTATCACAAGCTATGTGTTATATTTGGTGAAGAAAGTTCCAATGGAAGATACAGCCATATGACTCATAATGTAGATATGGACAATAAAGGCCCAGTTGTTACGTTTG GAGAGGCTGTCCAGTGTTATGCAAATGGTGATCATTCGAGAACAGACTGGACACCTTCAATGGACCGATATTTTATTGACCTTATGTTAAAGCAAGTGAGCATAGGGGATAAGATTGGTTACACTTTTGGTAATCAAGCTTGGATAGATATGACCATGCTGTTCAAGGAAAAATTTGAAGTAGAAGTTGACAAACATAATTTAAAGAGTCGTTACAGAAGTTTAGGAAAATTGTTCGATCATATGAAGAATCTACTTGGCGAGAGAAGATTTTCTTCGGATGAAGAGAAGCAGCTAGTCAGAGCATATAGTGATGTTTGGGATGCCTATACAGAg GAAAATCCAGATGTCAGATCCTACAGAACTGAACGCAAGCCAAATTACAATGACTTGCACTTGATTTATGGAAATTCGAGTTTGGATGAAGGGGAAAATCAATCGGGTCCAG CGGCTAATCTTAACAAAAGCCATTACCACAGAGTTGTTTGGAATCTGCAAATGGACCGGTTTTTCATTGATCTGATGCTTGAACATGTTCGTCAGGGAAGTATAGTTAAGCTAAGATTTACTAAGCAAGCATGGAGTGACATAATGGCAAAGTTCAGTTCTGAATTTGGATCTCAGCATGACAAAGATGTCTTAAAGAGTCGTTTTATGAATTTGAGGAAGCTCTTCAATTATATGAAAAACTTACTTGATCGAAAAGGTTTTGCCTGGGATGAAGTGAGACAGATGATAATTGCCAGTAATGATCTCTGGAATTCCTATCTGAAG GAATACCCAGATGCCGTGTTATATCGCAATAGAGCTCTCCCAAATTATAATGATTTATTCTTGATATTTGGATATACAAACAATAATGGAAGACTGGATTATTCTAGTCGATCAGTGGCTGTTGACGGCTATTTCATGGGACTAGATGTTG ATGAGGACATGCTATCCCTGGCTAATTATGATCCTCTACAGATAAACTGGACAAAAGCAATGGAAGTTTATTTCATTCAACTCCTGTTAGAGCAGGTGCTTAGAGGGAATAAGATTGGTCAGACATTGAATGAGCAAGCATGGTCCTGGGTAATTGTCTCATTCAGTGAAAAGTTTGGCCTTCTATGTGACAAAGATGTTGCCGAAAACTGGTATCTAAGCTTGATGGAAGAGTACAAcaacatcacagatcttctcaATCAGAATGGTTTTGCTTGGGATGAGATTGAACAAACAGTGGTAGCCAATGATAAGGAttggaaattttatttgaaG GAACATCCTGGTGCAATCAAGTATAAAGATAGAGTCTTGAATAGTTACAGTGATCTTTGCATGATTTACGGTAACGAATCACCTGTCGGAAGCTCAAGTTATTCAGGTACAGAAATGGAGATTCACAGCAATATTGCAGACATGGGGCTTGAATCTGATGACATGTTTGAGGATGCAACGAATCCAACCGGAGAATTTGAAACGTTGAATCATCGAAGAAAACGGAAACTTATAAATTCATCAAGCTCAGTAGGCTCAAGGAAAGTTCAAAGACAGAAGATGGAGAATCCAGAAGCGGTTGGGTTGAAGCCAAACATGGGAAGTGTGAAGGTAAAAGAATGCATGTCAATTGAAGTCATTGTTGATGCACTTCAAGCTATACCGGGAATGGACGACGAGCTCTTTTTAGAAGCCTGTAAACTTCTGGAAAAGGAGAAGAATGCTAAAGTGTTTGTGGCAATGGATGTAAACCAGCGCAGGAAATGGTTATTTAAAAAGCTCTATAGATAG